The Paenibacillus sp. MBLB1832 genome has a window encoding:
- a CDS encoding ABC transporter ATP-binding protein has protein sequence MKQTGKRLFLYAAKFKRTLLLALLFLSFAVATELAGPFIAKQMIDTHILGIEKPWYETQSATKTSKAVAFEQTFYKRSDNFEEGEPKGKEVRILQVGSQFVWLNQALPWDGVRTLTDDSKLRVTQGNEQAEYAVQKLGVQELYSFYQPQFADLMSLAGFYVILIFIGAGFTYGQKYLLQTAANRIIQRMRTDVFAQIQRLPINYFDNQPAGKIVSRITNDTESIRDLYVQVLANFFTGTVYIVGIIVAIFILDYRLALFTLPIIPLLLAWILVYRKYASTINHEIRERISAINGMINEAIQGMAIIRAFRRQKETAAEFEQLNDAYTRYQNKLLSLNSLTSHNLMNVVRNLFFFGLIWYVGGSALNAVITVGVLYAFVDYLNRMFHPMVGIVNQLPNLERALVSADRVFELLDEKGTDVVAAKTARYKGNVSFEHVRFAYKEGEDVLKDISFQAGQGQTVALVGHTGSGKSSILNLLFRFYEVSEGRITIDGRDIRDLSRQQLRQHMGIVLQDPFLFTGTIASNVSLDDPSITRERVEAALRDVGAAEMLGALPRGLDEPVIEKGSTLSAGQRQLISFARALAFDPAILILDEATASIDTETEAVIQAALDVLKKGRTTFIIAHRLSTIRSADLILVLDHGEIVERGNHEELMALHGRYYQMYQLQAGHREIAAAGEAEVPSGL, from the coding sequence ATGAAACAAACAGGCAAACGGTTATTCCTCTATGCTGCCAAATTTAAGCGCACCTTGCTGCTCGCACTCCTCTTCCTCTCCTTCGCTGTAGCGACGGAACTGGCGGGACCTTTTATCGCGAAACAGATGATCGACACGCATATTCTAGGGATTGAGAAGCCATGGTACGAAACCCAATCGGCGACGAAGACGTCAAAGGCTGTGGCGTTCGAGCAAACCTTCTACAAACGGAGTGATAACTTCGAGGAAGGGGAGCCGAAGGGCAAAGAGGTTCGGATTTTACAAGTAGGAAGCCAATTCGTCTGGTTGAATCAGGCGCTGCCATGGGATGGCGTCCGCACATTGACCGATGACAGCAAGCTTCGCGTAACGCAAGGGAATGAGCAGGCGGAATATGCTGTGCAGAAGCTGGGCGTGCAGGAGTTGTACAGCTTTTATCAGCCTCAGTTCGCGGATTTAATGAGCCTTGCAGGGTTCTATGTGATCTTGATTTTTATCGGAGCTGGCTTCACCTACGGGCAGAAATATTTGCTGCAAACCGCAGCCAATCGGATTATTCAGCGCATGCGCACCGACGTGTTCGCCCAAATCCAGCGGCTGCCGATCAACTATTTTGACAATCAGCCAGCAGGTAAAATTGTATCCCGCATCACCAACGACACCGAATCTATTCGGGACTTGTATGTGCAGGTGTTGGCGAACTTTTTTACAGGCACCGTCTATATTGTCGGCATTATCGTGGCTATTTTCATACTGGACTATCGCTTGGCGCTCTTCACGTTGCCCATCATTCCGCTGCTCCTTGCGTGGATTCTGGTGTATCGGAAGTATGCGTCGACCATTAATCATGAAATCCGCGAGCGCATCAGTGCCATCAACGGCATGATCAATGAGGCGATTCAGGGGATGGCGATTATTCGAGCTTTTCGTAGGCAAAAGGAGACGGCAGCTGAGTTCGAGCAGCTCAATGACGCGTATACGCGCTATCAAAATAAGTTGCTCAGCCTGAATTCGCTCACCTCTCACAATCTGATGAATGTGGTGCGGAACCTGTTCTTCTTCGGCCTCATTTGGTATGTCGGCGGCAGTGCGCTGAATGCTGTGATCACGGTGGGCGTACTTTACGCCTTCGTGGATTATTTGAATCGGATGTTCCATCCAATGGTGGGGATCGTCAATCAGCTGCCGAATTTGGAGCGAGCGTTGGTGTCGGCGGACCGTGTTTTTGAGTTGTTGGATGAAAAAGGGACAGACGTTGTTGCGGCCAAAACGGCTCGCTACAAGGGCAACGTGAGCTTCGAGCACGTTCGCTTCGCCTACAAAGAAGGGGAAGATGTGCTGAAGGACATCTCCTTCCAGGCAGGGCAAGGGCAGACCGTTGCTCTAGTCGGGCATACAGGGTCAGGCAAAAGCTCGATCCTGAACCTTCTCTTCCGCTTCTATGAGGTCAGCGAGGGCCGAATCACGATCGACGGCCGCGACATTCGCGACCTGTCGAGGCAACAGCTTCGTCAGCACATGGGCATCGTGCTGCAAGATCCGTTCCTGTTCACGGGGACGATTGCGTCCAATGTTTCGTTGGACGATCCGTCCATTACCCGTGAACGGGTAGAAGCTGCGCTGCGCGACGTCGGCGCGGCGGAGATGCTTGGCGCGCTGCCGCGCGGTCTCGATGAGCCCGTCATCGAGAAGGGCAGCACGCTGTCTGCGGGGCAGCGACAGCTCATTTCCTTCGCCCGGGCGCTGGCGTTCGACCCGGCGATCTTGATCCTCGATGAGGCGACGGCCTCCATCGACACGGAAACCGAGGCCGTCATTCAGGCCGCGCTCGATGTGTTGAAGAAGGGGCGGACCACCTTCATCATTGCGCACAGGCTGTCGACGATTCGCAGCGCCGACCTCATTCTTGTACTCGACCACGGCGAGATCGTCGAGCGAGGTAATCACGAGGAGCTCATGGCGCTCCACGGGCGGTACTACCAGATGTACCAGCTGCAGGCTGGACATCGGGAGATTGCCGCGGCCGGCGAGGCCGAGGTGCCGAGCGGGTTGTAG
- a CDS encoding ABC transporter ATP-binding protein, with product MFTVLKKLSWFFRMNWKRYTLAIVLLNIVGFIDVLPPKLIGYAIDGIHTGTLTGSKLAQLLTFWGVLIVASYGLSYVWLYQLFGGAFVLERVLRFRIMRQLLRMTPTFYERNRTGDLMARATNDLQAVSTTAGFGILTFVDSTLFMLTILAMMGFFISWKLTLASILPLPFMAIAITIYGGRIHERFMLAQNAFGQMNDRVLETIAGVRVIRAFVQEKASEHNFAEMTNDVYRKNIAVAVIDALFEPTVKILVGISYLIGLCYGGYLVFHSELTLGELVSFNTFLGMLIWPMFAIGELMNIMQRGNASLDRVNETLGYKPDVQEAPNAATELRPDAIHFKSVTFRYPSSSIDNLVHISLRLERGQTLGIVGRTGSGKTTLLKQLLREYPTGQGAITIGSTPIEKIAIDTLHSWIGYVPQEPILFSRTVRENIMFGNADGTEAELLRALDLAAFRKDVEFLPEGLQTLVGEKGVALSGGQKQRVSIARALYVDPEILLLDDALSAVDAKTEAEIIRGIRSERAGKTTLITTHRLSAVQHADWIVVLDEGYIVQEGTHEQLLAQGGWYKEQYDRQQLEEQTV from the coding sequence ATGTTTACCGTATTAAAGAAATTGTCTTGGTTTTTCCGAATGAACTGGAAACGCTATACACTCGCGATCGTGCTGCTGAACATCGTTGGCTTTATCGACGTCTTGCCGCCGAAGCTGATCGGCTATGCGATTGATGGCATACACACAGGCACCTTAACGGGTTCCAAATTGGCACAATTACTCACCTTCTGGGGCGTGCTCATCGTGGCTAGCTACGGGCTCTCCTACGTGTGGCTGTACCAGCTGTTTGGCGGCGCCTTCGTGCTGGAGCGCGTACTGCGCTTCCGCATTATGCGGCAGCTGCTGCGAATGACGCCGACCTTCTATGAGCGCAACCGCACAGGGGATCTGATGGCCCGGGCCACGAATGACCTGCAGGCGGTGTCTACGACAGCGGGCTTTGGGATTTTGACCTTCGTCGACTCGACGCTATTCATGTTGACGATCTTAGCAATGATGGGCTTTTTCATCTCCTGGAAGCTGACCTTGGCCTCGATTTTGCCGCTGCCGTTCATGGCGATCGCGATTACCATCTACGGGGGGCGCATCCACGAACGATTCATGCTCGCGCAGAACGCATTCGGACAAATGAATGACCGCGTGCTGGAAACAATTGCAGGAGTACGAGTCATTCGGGCTTTCGTGCAGGAGAAGGCAAGTGAACATAACTTCGCCGAGATGACAAACGACGTTTACCGCAAAAACATCGCCGTCGCCGTTATCGACGCCCTTTTTGAACCAACGGTCAAAATTCTCGTCGGCATTTCGTATCTCATCGGACTTTGTTATGGCGGATACCTCGTTTTCCACAGTGAATTGACGCTGGGCGAGCTCGTTTCCTTCAATACCTTCCTAGGTATGCTCATCTGGCCGATGTTTGCGATTGGCGAGTTAATGAACATTATGCAACGCGGGAACGCTTCACTCGATCGGGTGAACGAAACACTGGGCTACAAGCCCGATGTCCAAGAGGCACCGAATGCTGCAACCGAACTGCGACCTGATGCCATTCATTTTAAAAGTGTCACTTTCCGCTATCCGTCCTCATCCATTGATAATTTGGTCCACATATCGCTGCGCTTGGAGCGCGGGCAAACGCTTGGCATCGTCGGCCGAACGGGAAGCGGCAAAACAACGCTGCTCAAGCAGCTGCTGCGCGAGTACCCGACAGGGCAAGGTGCCATTACGATCGGGTCGACCCCGATTGAGAAGATTGCCATCGATACGCTGCACAGTTGGATCGGCTATGTGCCGCAGGAGCCGATTCTCTTCTCCCGCACCGTGCGAGAGAACATCATGTTCGGCAACGCGGATGGCACCGAGGCGGAGCTGCTGCGGGCGCTTGATTTGGCGGCTTTCCGAAAGGACGTCGAGTTCCTCCCGGAAGGACTGCAAACGCTCGTCGGGGAAAAAGGCGTGGCGCTATCCGGTGGTCAGAAGCAGCGCGTATCCATCGCGCGTGCGCTGTATGTCGATCCAGAGATTCTTCTGCTGGATGACGCGCTTTCGGCGGTCGATGCGAAGACGGAGGCTGAGATCATTCGTGGCATTCGCTCTGAGCGCGCAGGCAAAACAACGCTCATCACCACGCACCGCCTCTCGGCCGTGCAGCATGCGGACTGGATCGTCGTGCTCGATGAAGGTTACATCGTGCAAGAAGGCACCCATGAGCAGCTGCTAGCGCAAGGCGGTTGGTATAAAGAACAGTACGACAGACAGCAACTCGAAGAACAGACGGTTTAG
- a CDS encoding M56 family metallopeptidase, translating into MTESRIKWLYAAVLGIGGTIVWQMGAFLLGHLLHWRPSHNLFDLCMILFRYLHVPGPVPMLVVNGLILYTLGTMAWVLVKHGHDARKANKLVAKHVDTALSAEFAERYGLQAHQVCMLNYRAPLAMTVGLWKPRILVSSGLVDILETNELRAVMEHEKCHVQHRDPGAIFLLALISKAMRYIPIFEWMAHKYPMMIELRADRYAIDQMEQSKDLGSALLKLLRQAGKPRFPLSHASFAETSMNVRIQHILDPEQGVQLRWPLVRLAISVLAFILVMGLM; encoded by the coding sequence ATGACAGAATCGCGGATCAAGTGGCTGTATGCGGCTGTGTTAGGGATAGGAGGCACGATCGTTTGGCAAATGGGTGCCTTCCTGCTGGGACATCTCCTACATTGGAGGCCGTCTCATAATCTATTTGATTTGTGTATGATTTTATTTCGCTATCTCCATGTGCCTGGGCCTGTCCCGATGTTAGTGGTCAACGGTCTCATTCTGTATACGCTCGGGACGATGGCGTGGGTGCTGGTTAAGCATGGGCACGATGCGAGAAAAGCCAATAAGTTAGTGGCCAAACATGTGGATACCGCCCTATCCGCCGAGTTCGCGGAGCGCTATGGGTTGCAGGCGCATCAGGTGTGTATGCTCAACTACCGTGCTCCGCTTGCGATGACTGTGGGGCTCTGGAAGCCGCGGATCCTCGTGTCGTCGGGGCTTGTGGACATTTTGGAGACTAACGAGCTGCGAGCGGTCATGGAGCATGAGAAATGCCATGTGCAGCACCGCGATCCTGGGGCGATTTTCCTGCTGGCGCTGATCTCGAAGGCGATGCGGTATATCCCTATTTTTGAGTGGATGGCCCATAAATATCCCATGATGATTGAGCTCCGCGCAGATCGGTATGCGATCGACCAGATGGAGCAGTCTAAGGATTTAGGCAGTGCGCTGCTCAAACTGCTCCGGCAAGCTGGGAAGCCGCGCTTCCCATTGTCGCATGCTTCTTTTGCAGAGACGTCGATGAATGTGCGGATTCAACATATTTTGGATCCAGAGCAGGGGGTTCAGCTGCGTTGGCCGCTCGTCCGACTGGCGATCTCGGTGCTCGCGTTTATACTTGTAATGGGGCTTATGTGA
- a CDS encoding patatin-like phospholipase family protein, with product MNGLIGLALSGGGFRASLFHLGVMARLADEGLLKHVGVISTVSGGSIIGAFYYQRLCEALRNDRRLSDQDYRELIERLIVEFIAVVQDDMRDRVLYRAGSSRLIPKPVVQGLTSIGVGESDVDSKLELVLRKLMFKSAMMSELMEPPAHSANVKAELILNTSILENGKLLFISTNSASTLWEENERNHGIRAEDVISLPIAKAVAASACVPGLFNPIRITVRDKVVHGVDGGVLDNIGGHAILSLGQERMQILLSDASKPLCTERYEEVNSVESFFRIQDIFMDAIRELRLQDTDADLIHMRHDIPGIDSKARELAMNMRTDLNSFSEVEAYSLMYTGYCACDQEMSKLRKHDKGWQESVEKSVKDWVFMQVRPFMENPTPAYLALMGQKTKTRLPKSNLTWNRVLSFGYVLLYLALFVYIGVEQDFYKAIWYVGLIPLIIAALGGLLLLRRITKRKSKGTVAALHKL from the coding sequence GTGAACGGATTGATCGGATTGGCGTTATCGGGAGGCGGGTTTCGGGCATCCTTGTTTCATCTTGGTGTCATGGCCCGGCTGGCCGATGAGGGGTTATTAAAGCATGTAGGCGTGATCTCGACGGTGTCCGGCGGATCGATTATCGGGGCGTTTTATTATCAAAGGTTGTGTGAAGCACTTCGAAATGATAGACGTCTAAGTGACCAGGATTACCGCGAACTAATCGAACGGCTGATCGTGGAATTTATAGCTGTCGTTCAGGACGATATGCGGGATCGCGTGTTGTACAGGGCGGGAAGCTCCAGGTTGATACCGAAGCCGGTTGTACAGGGTTTGACGTCGATCGGAGTCGGGGAGAGCGATGTGGATTCCAAGCTTGAACTCGTGTTGAGGAAGCTTATGTTCAAGTCTGCTATGATGAGCGAACTGATGGAACCTCCTGCTCATTCGGCGAATGTGAAGGCGGAACTCATTCTGAATACGTCCATTTTGGAAAATGGGAAACTGCTATTTATATCGACAAATTCAGCCAGTACGTTATGGGAAGAAAATGAGCGCAACCATGGTATTCGGGCAGAAGACGTGATTTCTTTGCCGATCGCAAAGGCAGTGGCGGCTTCTGCTTGCGTACCTGGGCTTTTTAACCCAATCAGGATCACGGTTCGTGATAAAGTGGTACATGGCGTGGATGGCGGGGTATTGGATAATATTGGCGGCCATGCCATTCTGTCGCTTGGGCAAGAGAGGATGCAGATTCTGCTTAGTGATGCCTCCAAGCCGCTTTGTACCGAGCGTTATGAAGAGGTGAATTCCGTAGAATCGTTCTTCAGGATTCAAGACATTTTCATGGATGCGATTCGGGAGCTGCGTTTGCAGGACACAGATGCTGATCTTATTCACATGAGGCATGATATTCCCGGCATTGATTCCAAGGCGCGGGAGCTGGCGATGAATATGAGAACCGACTTGAATTCATTCTCGGAGGTCGAGGCTTATTCCCTGATGTATACCGGCTACTGTGCATGCGATCAGGAGATGTCAAAGCTTCGAAAACATGACAAGGGCTGGCAGGAATCGGTGGAGAAGTCCGTGAAAGATTGGGTATTCATGCAAGTGCGTCCCTTTATGGAGAACCCGACGCCAGCATATTTGGCGCTTATGGGCCAAAAGACAAAAACACGGCTTCCTAAATCGAACCTAACTTGGAACCGTGTACTTAGTTTTGGTTACGTACTGCTTTATCTTGCACTTTTTGTCTACATAGGGGTCGAGCAGGATTTTTACAAAGCGATTTGGTATGTCGGGTTGATTCCGCTTATTATTGCGGCGCTAGGGGGCCTACTGTTGCTTCGCCGGATTACGAAACGCAAAAGTAAGGGTACGGTTGCTGCGTTGCATAAACTTTAG
- a CDS encoding BlaI/MecI/CopY family transcriptional regulator: MKMHNFKLKESGLNRFFGPLESKIMEILWTSSSDMTIKDVQQKLDEDKAINFNTVMTVMNRLVEKGFLQKQSVARSFHYKPVMTMDAFMETQSKELTFDLIEQFGSLAVTHMVDALDKVDPELLDQLEQHILNLKKDR, from the coding sequence ATGAAAATGCACAATTTTAAATTGAAGGAAAGCGGTTTGAACCGCTTCTTCGGTCCGCTAGAGTCCAAAATTATGGAGATTCTATGGACCAGCTCCTCAGATATGACGATCAAAGACGTTCAACAGAAGCTGGACGAGGACAAAGCGATCAACTTCAACACTGTCATGACCGTCATGAATCGTCTGGTGGAGAAAGGCTTTTTACAAAAGCAATCGGTGGCTAGATCGTTTCATTACAAACCTGTGATGACGATGGACGCGTTCATGGAAACGCAATCCAAAGAGCTGACGTTTGACCTCATTGAACAATTCGGCTCCTTGGCGGTCACCCATATGGTGGATGCGCTCGATAAAGTGGATCCTGAACTGCTAGACCAGTTGGAGCAGCACATACTAAATCTCAAAAAGGATCGATAA
- a CDS encoding LysE family translocator, with translation MVSASLLGLFVLSASVLVVTPVPSVLYIMARSMDQGRAAGLESTLGMAVGASIHVLAAAVGISALLMASALAFNVVKYLGAAYLFYLGVKTLFFSREGGESQKEERRPRRLRTIFTQSIVIEVLNPKTALFFLAFLPQFISPDAGAVTMQFLLLGVIFVTIGLLSDSMYVLLASSIRQWFDKNSRAGARIQRWFAGGTYIAMGLYAALVHPARK, from the coding sequence ATGGTGAGTGCTTCGTTATTAGGGTTGTTCGTGTTGTCAGCCTCGGTGCTGGTGGTAACGCCGGTGCCCTCGGTTCTGTATATTATGGCCCGGAGTATGGACCAGGGGAGAGCGGCGGGGCTGGAGTCTACGCTTGGGATGGCAGTCGGTGCTTCGATTCACGTGCTGGCCGCGGCGGTAGGGATTTCGGCGCTCTTGATGGCGTCGGCGCTGGCATTCAACGTAGTGAAATATTTAGGTGCAGCTTATTTATTTTATTTAGGTGTCAAAACGCTGTTTTTCTCGCGCGAGGGCGGAGAGAGCCAGAAGGAAGAGCGCCGGCCCAGAAGGCTGCGCACGATCTTCACGCAGTCGATCGTAATTGAAGTGCTCAACCCGAAGACGGCGCTGTTCTTCCTCGCCTTCCTTCCACAGTTCATCTCTCCGGATGCGGGGGCCGTCACGATGCAGTTCCTGCTGCTCGGGGTGATTTTCGTCACGATCGGGTTGCTAAGCGACAGTATGTACGTGCTGCTCGCCTCCAGCATCCGGCAGTGGTTCGACAAGAATAGCCGAGCTGGCGCTCGTATCCAGCGCTGGTTCGCCGGCGGAACGTACATTGCGATGGGCTTATACGCCGCGCTTGTTCATCCGGCAAGGAAATGA
- a CDS encoding DUF2231 domain-containing protein, translating into MDYIMKNLHFIFTHVPIALLIFSFVFDVAALSFKKKEWHSAGMLCLVVGALGAVGSVLTGPESRNTLLSSHEFYAKLTMVVSIVLAVVRVGLLIWKKLELGRNVIYLVVSLVVVLLVSYTGHLGGKMVHRDMQGGPPGMQGGPGGGGNGQMQGGQRQGGSGAGGQQRQGQQQQGGQASPAPAK; encoded by the coding sequence ATGGACTACATCATGAAAAATTTGCATTTTATATTTACACACGTTCCAATTGCACTTTTAATTTTCAGTTTTGTGTTTGATGTTGCAGCGCTTAGTTTCAAAAAGAAAGAGTGGCACTCCGCGGGCATGCTTTGCCTCGTTGTGGGTGCGCTGGGCGCGGTCGGGAGCGTGCTGACAGGGCCCGAATCACGAAATACCCTTCTCAGCTCGCATGAGTTTTATGCGAAACTGACGATGGTCGTCTCAATCGTCTTAGCTGTCGTTCGCGTGGGCTTGCTCATCTGGAAAAAGCTCGAGCTAGGCCGCAATGTCATTTATCTAGTTGTGTCACTTGTGGTTGTTCTTCTCGTGAGCTACACGGGACACCTTGGCGGCAAAATGGTGCACCGCGATATGCAAGGAGGCCCTCCTGGCATGCAAGGTGGCCCTGGCGGTGGCGGCAACGGCCAGATGCAGGGCGGCCAGCGCCAAGGAGGCTCTGGTGCTGGTGGCCAGCAAAGGCAAGGTCAACAGCAGCAGGGTGGACAGGCATCCCCTGCGCCAGCTAAATAG
- a CDS encoding styrene monooxygenase/indole monooxygenase family protein, translated as MGKKRVVIIGAGIAGLTLAYAFERSGQFDYKIVMSNDAEDIRHGRILSTQVHFDRFLHNETRFQIADYGAVNEIKRLELRINGQRMFEGNVHARAVSQDQRLYLSSLIDGLRARGADIQKTRLDSRDLVDLANECDLIVDCTGKRGPLASFPTYEELQHLPSSPQRILTGAMFEGIDSDDVHRMGFNIIPGQGEMFEIGTISKHGPACALLLEAVPGGELDCMKGNPEPDVFVKEFLDILRGYFPTIYERINLDAFHLVDPLSYLRLAIQPKVRIPYTTVNGTLVIGCGDSVTLNDPITGQGANAASYCAGALYEILSSRADQPWDTAVGEQYWNVTKEYITKMSEWTNAMMGPPSEGFSAWLEKASKSQEGADAFVNLFFNPIQAYHAYFSIPE; from the coding sequence ATGGGCAAAAAGAGAGTGGTCATTATCGGGGCAGGCATTGCCGGATTGACTTTAGCGTATGCCTTTGAGCGCAGCGGACAGTTTGATTACAAAATCGTAATGTCCAACGATGCGGAGGATATACGACACGGCCGCATTCTATCGACGCAGGTGCATTTTGATCGCTTTTTGCACAATGAGACACGCTTTCAGATTGCGGACTACGGGGCCGTCAATGAAATCAAACGGCTTGAATTGCGCATAAACGGACAACGCATGTTCGAAGGGAATGTGCATGCCAGAGCAGTCAGTCAAGACCAACGCTTGTATTTATCATCACTGATCGATGGGCTTAGGGCACGGGGGGCCGATATCCAGAAGACGCGTCTGGACAGCCGTGATTTGGTCGATCTGGCGAACGAATGTGATCTTATCGTGGATTGTACGGGTAAAAGAGGGCCGCTGGCGTCATTTCCTACATACGAAGAACTTCAACATCTCCCATCATCCCCGCAAAGAATTCTGACTGGCGCCATGTTCGAAGGAATCGATTCCGATGACGTTCACAGGATGGGATTTAACATCATTCCAGGGCAAGGAGAGATGTTTGAAATCGGTACTATCTCGAAGCACGGCCCAGCGTGCGCACTGTTGCTGGAGGCAGTACCCGGCGGTGAGCTGGATTGCATGAAAGGGAACCCGGAGCCGGATGTTTTCGTTAAGGAATTTCTTGATATTCTGCGGGGGTATTTTCCCACGATTTATGAAAGAATTAATTTGGATGCATTCCATCTTGTCGATCCGTTATCTTATCTGCGTCTGGCTATACAGCCGAAGGTTCGTATCCCCTATACGACGGTTAACGGAACGCTTGTGATCGGTTGCGGGGACAGCGTCACGTTAAACGACCCAATTACAGGCCAGGGGGCAAATGCGGCTTCCTACTGTGCCGGCGCCCTATATGAAATACTATCCAGCCGAGCAGATCAACCATGGGATACCGCTGTCGGTGAGCAATACTGGAATGTGACAAAAGAATATATAACGAAAATGTCGGAGTGGACCAATGCGATGATGGGACCACCTTCGGAAGGATTTTCTGCATGGCTGGAGAAGGCCTCCAAAAGTCAGGAAGGCGCCGATGCGTTTGTCAATTTATTCTTTAATCCGATACAAGCGTATCATGCGTATTTTTCAATTCCTGAATGA
- a CDS encoding MFS transporter: MNVMLDEMIEERNMCMQPMSGNAAPLSEPEMVKLKKSVPWIYFVLFFAVLNESMFGVSTPSIMAQHHLSTTAVSWVVTVFFIVIGLGMVVFGRLSDIYSVKSLILTGVVLYSFGSILGFALNVSYPAVLVARALQGAGCAAIPALVFVMVARFFTAEERGKMFGMITSIVSFAIGVGPVLGGFIAGSLHWAYLFLVPLPILLAIPYFRNYLPEEQRRPGRLDLIGTLLMGTIITLLVLYTTGDNLWLLVGSLAALIVFVSYIRKAKEPFVDPALFQNKLYRFGLIIGFLTFGTVMAAMFTMPLLLSKLYGLNARMIGVIMFPGALSAMIFGRVGGNLTVKRGSRFVMYLGLSLLAFSLFLQAFSTGLSVWLIGASLVFMYIGFSFLQTALAESVTLVLPGHHIGVGMGFFNMVSTLAGAIVTAVVAKVLDLRLVEIRIHPLITDERAYAYSGLLLLTFLVVVGTLLLYVFTLGKADRVAATTN, from the coding sequence ATGAACGTAATGTTGGATGAAATGATTGAAGAGAGGAACATGTGTATGCAACCGATGTCTGGGAATGCGGCTCCGCTATCGGAGCCGGAGATGGTCAAGCTCAAGAAGAGCGTGCCGTGGATATACTTTGTGTTGTTCTTTGCGGTGTTGAACGAGTCGATGTTCGGGGTGTCTACGCCAAGTATCATGGCCCAGCACCACCTAAGCACGACGGCTGTTAGCTGGGTTGTGACGGTATTCTTCATCGTGATCGGTCTAGGAATGGTGGTGTTCGGCAGGCTGTCGGACATCTACAGTGTGAAGTCGCTCATTCTTACCGGGGTGGTGCTGTACAGCTTCGGTTCGATTCTAGGTTTCGCCCTGAACGTGTCCTACCCGGCTGTACTGGTAGCTCGTGCCTTGCAGGGAGCGGGGTGCGCGGCGATTCCGGCGCTGGTGTTCGTCATGGTCGCGCGATTTTTTACCGCTGAGGAACGGGGCAAAATGTTCGGAATGATCACGTCCATCGTGTCGTTCGCAATCGGCGTCGGCCCGGTGCTGGGCGGATTTATCGCGGGCTCGCTGCACTGGGCGTACTTGTTCCTCGTCCCGCTGCCGATCCTGCTGGCCATCCCCTATTTCCGCAACTATTTGCCTGAGGAACAGCGCCGGCCGGGGAGGCTGGATCTGATCGGCACGCTGCTTATGGGGACTATCATTACGCTGCTCGTGCTGTATACGACAGGCGACAACCTATGGCTCTTGGTCGGTTCGCTGGCCGCCTTGATCGTATTTGTGAGCTATATTCGGAAGGCGAAGGAGCCGTTCGTCGATCCTGCACTTTTCCAAAACAAGTTGTACCGATTTGGTCTCATCATCGGGTTTCTGACATTCGGTACGGTCATGGCGGCGATGTTCACGATGCCCTTGCTGCTCAGTAAGCTCTATGGCCTAAATGCCCGCATGATTGGTGTTATTATGTTTCCAGGTGCGCTTAGCGCGATGATTTTCGGCAGGGTAGGCGGGAATTTGACGGTCAAACGGGGGAGCCGCTTCGTGATGTACCTGGGCTTGTCACTGCTGGCATTCAGTCTCTTCTTGCAAGCCTTCTCCACCGGGCTGTCGGTGTGGTTGATCGGGGCATCACTGGTCTTTATGTATATTGGGTTCTCGTTCCTGCAGACGGCGCTTGCGGAAAGTGTGACACTCGTATTGCCTGGGCATCACATCGGCGTCGGGATGGGCTTCTTCAATATGGTATCGACGCTGGCTGGGGCGATTGTCACGGCAGTCGTGGCCAAAGTGTTGGATCTGCGTCTCGTTGAAATTCGGATTCACCCGCTGATTACCGATGAGAGAGCTTATGCATACAGCGGGTTGCTGCTGCTCACATTCTTGGTCGTCGTAGGCACGCTGCTCCTGTATGTCTTCACGCTTGGCAAAGCGGATCGTGTGGCCGCGACGACGAATTGA